One window from the genome of Methanoculleus sp. 7T encodes:
- the moaA gene encoding GTP 3',8-cyclase MoaA, translating to MVLKDPYDRTVTNLRISLTSRCNLRCIYCHAEGEVNPKDQMSAEDIAELMRVGVKFGIKNIKFTGGEPLLRRDLLDIIRSVPPGVESSMTTNGTLLAEKAAALKEAGLARVNVSLDTLRPERYKAITGKDCLADVLAGIDAAIEVGLTPVKLNMVLLEGINEDELDDFMAFVRGKRDLILQVIELMEFNECKFHGDVDSVEQELNERATQVVTRRMHHRKKYCLDGAEVEVVRPLHNTEFCKFCNRLRVTSDGKLKPCLLRSDNLVDIRGKHGKELEDAFREAVSRRKPFFV from the coding sequence ATGGTGCTGAAGGACCCCTATGACCGGACCGTGACCAACCTCCGAATCAGCCTTACCTCCCGGTGCAACCTGCGGTGTATCTACTGCCACGCCGAGGGCGAAGTGAACCCAAAGGATCAGATGAGCGCCGAGGATATCGCCGAACTGATGCGGGTGGGCGTGAAGTTCGGCATAAAAAATATCAAATTTACCGGCGGAGAACCCCTGCTCCGCCGTGACCTTCTCGATATCATCCGTTCCGTGCCGCCGGGCGTTGAGTCCTCCATGACGACGAACGGGACGTTGCTTGCCGAGAAGGCTGCGGCGCTCAAAGAGGCGGGGCTCGCCCGGGTGAACGTCAGCCTCGATACGCTCCGCCCCGAGCGGTATAAAGCCATCACGGGGAAGGACTGCCTTGCGGACGTGCTCGCCGGGATCGATGCGGCGATCGAGGTCGGACTGACGCCGGTCAAACTCAACATGGTCCTCCTCGAGGGCATCAACGAGGATGAACTGGACGACTTCATGGCGTTCGTCCGGGGCAAACGCGACCTTATCCTGCAGGTCATCGAGTTGATGGAATTCAACGAGTGCAAGTTCCACGGTGATGTGGACAGCGTCGAGCAGGAACTCAACGAGCGGGCAACGCAGGTCGTCACCCGGAGGATGCACCACCGGAAGAAGTACTGCCTCGACGGCGCCGAGGTCGAGGTGGTCCGGCCTCTCCATAACACCGAGTTCTGTAAGTTCTGCAACCGCCTGCGCGTGACGTCGGACGGCAAACTCAAGCCCTGCCTCCTCCGAAGCGATAACTTGGTCGATATCAGGGGCAAGCACGGCAAAGAACTGGAAGACGCCTTCAGAGAAGCCGTCAGCAGGCGTAAGCCGTTCTTTGTGTAA
- a CDS encoding glycosyltransferase family 39 protein gives MGRKQGKRTNRKADAHDGGDLDVDNTAPMSSDTFSFDTIVASVRSSRYLQVLIGLTFVGFLLRFYRLGWNSLWLDEASTLGFARQSLIGIWESTAGGEFNPPLFYWLEHGMLLFGDSEFMLRLLPALLGVLTIPVVYLIGKEFRDRNVGIIAAALLTFSPFHIFYSQEARAYAPMLFFFSLALLFYVRANRSNEVRSWVLFGVFSAVAFWMHFYAIVPVAVLIFHALVTSAGKIRSDVKCARNLAFSVIAFVVASLPLLIVTVNLFLVRTSSAPTFGMQGLDVIYQTLLQVSGFSDLILVPFIILFLLGVAYTWREDRDGALLLIFMMVLPLAASLVLSSRMPMIPRYLIYLLPAYFVGIASAYPMLYALVRDRRAVYLAIAAAVLISTPFLATYYTTPQKNDWRGFSAELAGVTGEGDLIVVLPPYMAQPLDYYYSNATDGTIELGATTGKDLEMIRDRYPDRRAFYVVTWDILAVDPTGDALGWLDKNAEFAGQRMGIYLFRSA, from the coding sequence ATGGGCAGGAAGCAGGGGAAACGGACAAATCGTAAGGCTGACGCGCACGACGGCGGGGATCTCGACGTCGACAACACCGCTCCGATGTCGTCAGATACTTTTTCCTTCGATACTATCGTAGCGTCCGTTCGATCCAGCAGGTACCTGCAGGTCCTCATCGGGCTGACGTTCGTCGGGTTCCTCCTCCGGTTTTACCGGTTAGGCTGGAACTCGCTCTGGCTCGACGAGGCCTCGACCCTTGGATTCGCCCGGCAGTCGCTCATCGGCATCTGGGAGAGCACTGCCGGAGGAGAGTTCAACCCGCCGCTCTTCTACTGGCTGGAGCACGGGATGCTCCTCTTCGGTGATAGCGAGTTCATGCTCCGCCTCCTCCCCGCACTCCTCGGCGTCCTGACAATCCCGGTTGTGTATCTCATCGGAAAGGAGTTCCGGGACCGGAACGTCGGGATCATCGCCGCGGCCCTACTCACGTTCTCGCCCTTCCACATCTTCTACTCCCAGGAAGCCCGGGCATACGCCCCGATGCTCTTCTTCTTCTCTCTCGCGCTGCTCTTCTACGTGAGAGCAAACCGGTCGAACGAGGTCCGCTCATGGGTCCTTTTCGGGGTCTTCTCCGCGGTCGCCTTCTGGATGCATTTCTACGCCATCGTGCCGGTCGCCGTACTCATCTTCCACGCTCTCGTCACCTCTGCGGGCAAGATCAGGAGCGACGTCAAATGCGCAAGAAACCTGGCCTTCTCGGTCATCGCGTTCGTCGTCGCAAGCCTTCCATTGCTCATCGTAACGGTCAACCTCTTTCTCGTGAGGACCTCATCCGCCCCGACGTTCGGCATGCAGGGGCTCGATGTCATCTACCAGACTCTCCTTCAGGTATCGGGATTCAGCGACCTCATTCTGGTGCCGTTCATCATTCTCTTCCTGCTCGGCGTCGCCTACACCTGGCGCGAGGACAGGGACGGGGCGCTCCTCCTGATCTTCATGATGGTCCTCCCGCTGGCGGCAAGCCTCGTCCTCTCCTCACGGATGCCGATGATCCCGCGCTATCTCATCTACCTCCTCCCGGCCTATTTCGTCGGCATCGCGTCGGCATATCCCATGCTCTACGCCCTCGTGAGGGACAGGAGGGCCGTCTACCTCGCTATCGCGGCGGCGGTCCTCATCAGCACGCCCTTCCTTGCGACCTACTACACGACGCCCCAGAAGAACGACTGGCGGGGTTTCTCCGCAGAACTCGCCGGAGTGACCGGGGAGGGCGACCTTATCGTCGTCCTGCCGCCCTACATGGCGCAGCCGCTCGACTACTACTACAGCAACGCAACCGACGGGACCATCGAACTCGGTGCGACCACCGGGAAGGACCTTGAGATGATTAGGGACCGATATCCTGACCGCCGTGCGTTCTATGTGGTGACCTGGGATATTCTCGCTGTGGACCCAACCGGCGATGCGCTGGGTTGGCTTGATAAGAATGCAGAGTTTGCCGGGCAGCGCATGGGGATCTACCTCTTCAGGTCGGCCTAG
- a CDS encoding M20 family metallopeptidase: MDVARLTSSLVRIRSENPPGKTADLIEFVKGFLDSLGVRSRVVAHPGGHDNLITTEPDPQLLLCGHVDVVPAIPDDWTHDPYSGEVADGYVWGRGATDMKGGCAALLIAYRDLIESGVEPKAQFAFVCDEETGGPYGIRSLLAENVLLPRDCLIAEPTPAKGPAVGQKGLYRIDLSFRGKPGHSSLYPMVGKSAVMAAFDLIGYLREVHAHPFPVGEDLQPLIAQSAQVFHEVFGLEGVDDALTRVMFNPGRIEGGEKANIVAEQCRMELDIRVPWGCPLDDLKKSIAEHAPDAAIREMDVAEPTLTSPDARIVRTVCREVERVYGTPAVPFLQWAASDAKYLRDKGFDVVEYGPGEITTLHAVDERVSVEQLEKAVDVYRGVIRAYSG, translated from the coding sequence ATGGATGTCGCCCGCCTCACCTCATCCCTCGTCCGGATCAGGAGCGAGAACCCGCCCGGGAAGACGGCAGACCTGATCGAGTTCGTAAAGGGGTTTCTCGACTCGCTCGGAGTGAGGAGCCGCGTCGTAGCGCACCCGGGCGGGCATGACAATCTCATCACGACCGAGCCCGATCCCCAACTCCTCCTCTGCGGCCATGTGGATGTGGTTCCCGCCATCCCCGACGACTGGACGCACGACCCCTACAGCGGCGAGGTTGCCGACGGCTATGTCTGGGGAAGGGGCGCCACCGACATGAAAGGGGGGTGCGCCGCTCTCCTCATCGCCTACCGGGACCTCATCGAGAGCGGCGTTGAGCCGAAGGCGCAGTTCGCCTTTGTCTGCGACGAGGAGACCGGCGGCCCGTACGGGATCCGGTCGCTGCTTGCAGAGAACGTGCTTCTCCCCCGCGACTGCCTGATAGCCGAACCGACCCCGGCCAAGGGCCCGGCGGTCGGCCAGAAAGGCCTCTACCGGATCGACCTCTCGTTCCGCGGCAAGCCGGGCCACAGTTCGCTCTATCCTATGGTCGGGAAGAGTGCCGTCATGGCGGCGTTCGACCTGATCGGGTATCTGCGGGAGGTCCATGCTCATCCCTTCCCGGTCGGCGAAGACCTTCAGCCGCTCATCGCGCAATCCGCGCAGGTCTTCCACGAGGTCTTCGGGCTTGAGGGGGTGGACGATGCCCTCACGCGGGTGATGTTCAACCCGGGGCGCATCGAGGGCGGGGAGAAGGCGAACATCGTAGCCGAACAGTGCCGGATGGAACTGGATATCCGGGTACCGTGGGGGTGCCCTCTCGACGACCTGAAGAAGAGCATCGCCGAGCATGCCCCTGATGCCGCCATACGCGAGATGGATGTCGCCGAACCGACACTGACCTCCCCGGACGCCCGGATTGTCCGGACGGTCTGCCGCGAGGTGGAGCGGGTCTACGGCACGCCTGCAGTGCCGTTCCTCCAGTGGGCCGCAAGCGACGCGAAGTACCTCCGCGATAAGGGTTTTGATGTCGTGGAGTACGGGCCCGGGGAGATCACGACGTTGCACGCGGTGGACGAGCGGGTCTCCGTGGAGCAGCTCGAGAAGGCGGTGGATGTGTATCGGGGGGTTATTCGGGCGTATTCGGGGTGA
- a CDS encoding RlmE family RNA methyltransferase — protein sequence MGSQWTKDSVYRKAMKAGYRARAAYKLLEIQQRNGIIRPSDNVVDLGAAPGSWLQVLRDLTSGKVIGVDLNPIAPMEGVTTIVGDFTDPLVQERIRKEAGDIVNVVVSDAAPKLSGQKSYDQARAVGLGEDALAFACTILKPGGNLVIKSFQGELFAELLAEVRKHFYSVRGYRTKASRKGSAETYIIAKNFKGMCNGAEGPL from the coding sequence ATGGGTTCACAGTGGACAAAAGACAGCGTCTATAGAAAGGCGATGAAGGCGGGATACCGGGCGCGGGCCGCCTACAAACTGCTGGAGATCCAGCAGCGCAATGGGATCATCAGGCCGAGCGACAACGTCGTCGACCTCGGGGCGGCGCCGGGCAGCTGGCTGCAGGTGCTCCGCGACCTGACCAGCGGGAAGGTCATCGGCGTAGACCTCAACCCTATTGCGCCCATGGAGGGCGTCACCACTATCGTCGGAGATTTCACCGACCCTCTCGTCCAAGAGCGCATCCGCAAGGAAGCCGGCGACATCGTCAACGTTGTGGTATCAGACGCCGCCCCGAAACTCTCCGGCCAGAAGAGTTACGACCAGGCTCGTGCGGTCGGCCTCGGCGAGGACGCTCTGGCGTTTGCATGCACGATTCTGAAACCCGGCGGCAACCTCGTGATTAAGTCGTTCCAAGGGGAACTCTTCGCGGAACTGCTCGCCGAAGTAAGGAAGCATTTCTATTCCGTCCGGGGGTATAGAACGAAGGCGTCACGGAAAGGAAGTGCCGAGACCTACATTATTGCGAAAAATTTCAAAGGAATGTGCAATGGTGCTGAAGGACCCCTATGA
- a CDS encoding glycosyltransferase produces the protein MTDTYDLTVIIPTFNEEENIAAIIGAVDEVFRRSGIRGEVLVVDDSSKDRTIPIVQELAGRSDNVRLIVRKEDHGLSQSVVEGFGAARSDILQVIDADFSHPPELIPCFYEAIRSGADIAIGSRYMKGGDIEQWPLARRAISLGATAFGRILFPEVTDPVSGFFAVRREVVLGAPLTPRGYKILMEVLGKGRWRSFVEIPFVFKDREEGTSKLRLDTMVDYLRQCADIARFSATRRAGPVWDEWKKIVRFGLVGLSGIFVNMGLLYALTEVAGLYYLVSAAIAIELSIVNNFVWNDVWTFGAADNLRLGRKIHRFGSFQAVSMGGLVINMGVLYLLADVAGVYYLVANLVGILIAFAWNYGANRHYTWKGA, from the coding sequence ATGACCGATACCTACGACCTGACGGTGATCATCCCTACCTTCAACGAAGAGGAGAATATCGCTGCAATCATCGGAGCGGTCGACGAAGTCTTCCGGCGGAGCGGCATCCGCGGCGAGGTTCTGGTGGTGGACGACTCCTCTAAAGATCGTACGATTCCGATCGTACAGGAGCTCGCCGGCCGGAGCGACAACGTGCGGCTGATCGTGCGAAAGGAGGACCACGGCCTCTCGCAGTCGGTCGTCGAGGGATTCGGGGCGGCGCGTTCGGACATCCTCCAGGTCATCGACGCCGACTTCTCGCACCCGCCCGAACTCATACCCTGCTTCTACGAGGCGATACGCAGCGGCGCCGATATCGCCATCGGGAGCAGATACATGAAAGGCGGGGATATCGAGCAGTGGCCGCTTGCACGGAGGGCTATATCCCTCGGGGCCACGGCATTCGGGCGCATACTCTTCCCGGAGGTCACCGATCCCGTGAGCGGGTTCTTTGCCGTGAGGCGCGAGGTCGTTTTAGGCGCTCCGCTCACGCCGCGTGGCTACAAGATCCTGATGGAGGTCCTCGGCAAGGGCAGGTGGCGCTCGTTCGTCGAGATCCCCTTCGTCTTCAAGGACCGCGAGGAGGGGACGAGCAAACTCCGTCTGGACACGATGGTGGATTACCTCCGGCAGTGTGCCGATATTGCCCGCTTCTCGGCCACGCGCCGGGCCGGCCCGGTCTGGGATGAGTGGAAGAAGATCGTCCGGTTCGGGCTCGTCGGACTCTCCGGGATCTTCGTCAACATGGGGCTCCTCTACGCCCTGACCGAGGTTGCCGGTCTCTACTACCTCGTCTCCGCCGCAATCGCGATCGAACTCTCGATCGTGAACAACTTCGTCTGGAACGACGTCTGGACGTTCGGGGCCGCAGATAACCTCAGGCTCGGGCGGAAGATTCATCGGTTCGGGTCGTTCCAAGCGGTCTCGATGGGCGGGCTCGTCATCAATATGGGCGTCCTCTACCTCCTTGCGGATGTTGCCGGGGTCTACTACCTTGTCGCGAACCTTGTGGGGATACTCATCGCGTTTGCCTGGAACTACGGGGCAAACAGGCACTATACGTGGAAGGGAGCCTAA